In Alkalihalobacillus sp. TS-13, the following are encoded in one genomic region:
- the ftsX gene encoding permease-like cell division protein FtsX — protein MKLRTLSRHIKEGFKNLGRNGWMSFASISAVTVTLLLVGVFLVLLLNINAIASQIEDDVEIRVYLDKTIKADRQEQIEKDLNGIDRVNDVRFVPKEQGLKELIDSLGDEGEVFASLENENPLPDAFAVKTEKPQDTPVVAKKIEGIKNVTKVEYGKGTVEKLFKVTDTARNVGLVLIVGLLFTAMFLIANTIKITIVSRGREIEIMKLVGATNGFIRWPFFVEGFLLGVLGALVPIGLLILAYQFIYDAVSVDLKTVFIQLLPVYPLMFQLAGLLIVIGAFIGVWGSMTSVRKFLKV, from the coding sequence ATGAAACTCCGGACCCTCTCTCGACACATTAAAGAAGGTTTTAAAAACCTGGGCCGGAACGGGTGGATGTCTTTCGCATCGATCAGTGCCGTAACCGTGACCCTTTTACTTGTGGGTGTATTTCTTGTTCTATTGCTTAACATCAACGCAATTGCGTCTCAAATAGAAGATGATGTTGAAATCCGTGTGTATCTAGATAAAACGATAAAAGCTGACCGGCAGGAACAGATTGAAAAAGATCTGAATGGAATCGATCGGGTCAATGATGTACGATTCGTCCCGAAAGAACAAGGCTTGAAAGAGTTGATTGATAGTTTAGGAGATGAGGGTGAAGTATTCGCATCTCTTGAAAATGAAAATCCGCTGCCAGATGCATTTGCTGTAAAAACGGAAAAGCCACAGGATACACCTGTTGTCGCCAAGAAAATCGAAGGGATTAAGAACGTGACCAAAGTCGAATACGGCAAAGGTACCGTCGAAAAGCTCTTCAAGGTGACAGACACGGCACGTAACGTTGGCTTGGTCCTTATTGTCGGACTGTTGTTTACGGCGATGTTCTTGATTGCCAATACGATCAAGATCACGATCGTTTCACGTGGTAGAGAAATCGAAATCATGAAATTGGTAGGTGCGACGAACGGATTCATCCGATGGCCGTTCTTCGTAGAAGGATTCCTGTTAGGTGTCCTTGGAGCGCTTGTGCCAATCGGGCTCTTAATCCTTGCTTATCAATTCATCTATGATGCTGTAAGTGTAGATTTGAAGACCGTGTTCATTCAACTGCTTCCAGTCTATCCGCTGATGTTCCAGCTAGCTGGATTGCTTATAGTTATCGGTGCGTTCATAGGCGTATGGGGAAGCATGACTTCAGTCCGTAAGTTCTTGAAAGTCTAA
- a CDS encoding FAD-binding oxidoreductase — protein MFFTKKKKNPPRDPVIESFAGIVGEKSILYKKEDLLSYDCDGFTIHKAMPKAVVFPKDTAEVSDIVKYCAENQLPFLARGAGTGLSGGAIPLNGEVIISLVKMKHLLSVDYENRQAVVQPGFVNLKLTHSIADKGYYYAPDPSSQYVCTIGGNVAENAGGAHCLKYGVTTNHILGLEVVLPDGEIIEISENGIPDTPGYDLLGLLTGSEGTLGIVTKITVRILKNPEGKQTVLAYFDDVEEGSQAVSDIISAGIVPAALEMMDKTAIEGVEAGTYPVGHPDDIEALLLIEVDGITAGIAEQIEEIMSVCRKWNVREVKVAESEEERGRWWANRKTGFGAMGAISPDYLVQDGVIPRSRLPEVLRNIAKISEESGLRIANIFHAGDGNLHPLILFDSRIPGETEKALQAGSACLKACADVGGSITGEHGVGIEKIEEMRFIFTDEELEAQTNVRDVFNPYGLLNSGKLFPTPSRCMDVKKVM, from the coding sequence ATGTTTTTTACGAAAAAGAAGAAGAACCCGCCACGAGATCCAGTGATTGAAAGTTTTGCAGGCATTGTCGGTGAAAAATCGATCCTTTATAAAAAGGAAGATCTCCTCTCTTATGATTGTGATGGGTTCACGATCCACAAGGCGATGCCAAAAGCGGTTGTTTTCCCGAAGGATACAGCCGAGGTGTCCGACATCGTGAAGTATTGTGCGGAGAATCAACTGCCGTTCCTCGCACGGGGAGCTGGGACCGGCCTCAGTGGGGGGGCGATCCCGCTCAATGGAGAAGTGATCATCAGTCTCGTGAAAATGAAACATCTGTTGAGTGTCGATTACGAAAACCGGCAAGCCGTTGTCCAACCCGGATTCGTCAATCTGAAGCTGACGCATTCGATTGCTGACAAAGGATATTATTATGCGCCCGATCCTTCGAGTCAGTATGTTTGTACAATCGGAGGAAATGTAGCGGAGAATGCGGGCGGAGCCCATTGCCTCAAATACGGGGTGACGACGAATCACATCTTGGGGCTTGAGGTGGTTTTACCGGATGGGGAAATCATCGAAATCAGTGAGAACGGTATCCCGGATACGCCAGGATATGACCTGCTAGGACTTCTCACTGGGTCGGAAGGGACGCTCGGCATCGTGACGAAAATCACGGTTCGGATCCTGAAAAACCCGGAAGGGAAACAGACGGTCCTCGCCTATTTTGATGATGTGGAAGAAGGCAGTCAGGCTGTGTCGGATATCATCTCTGCGGGAATTGTGCCCGCCGCACTTGAAATGATGGACAAGACGGCGATTGAAGGTGTTGAGGCTGGTACGTATCCTGTCGGGCACCCGGATGACATTGAAGCATTGCTGCTCATTGAAGTTGATGGCATCACTGCGGGAATTGCTGAGCAAATTGAAGAGATCATGAGTGTTTGCAGGAAATGGAATGTACGGGAAGTGAAGGTCGCAGAAAGTGAAGAGGAAAGGGGAAGATGGTGGGCGAACCGGAAGACCGGATTCGGAGCGATGGGGGCGATTTCACCTGATTATCTTGTGCAGGACGGGGTGATCCCACGTAGCAGGCTTCCGGAAGTATTACGTAATATCGCCAAAATCAGTGAGGAATCAGGGCTGAGAATCGCAAATATCTTTCATGCTGGAGATGGAAATCTCCATCCGTTGATCTTATTCGATTCGAGGATTCCAGGAGAAACGGAGAAAGCGCTTCAAGCAGGATCCGCCTGTTTGAAGGCGTGTGCCGATGTCGGCGGCTCAATCACTGGTGAACATGGTGTCGGCATCGAAAAGATCGAGGAGATGCGGTTCATTTTTACCGATGAAGAGTTGGAAGCACAGACTAATGTACGTGACGTCTTTAATCCGTATGGTTTGTTGAACAGTGGGAAGCTGTTCCCGACGCCAAGCCGGTGTATGGATGTCAAAAAAGTGATGTAG
- the ftsE gene encoding cell division ATP-binding protein FtsE, which produces MIEMIDVWKTYPNGVMALNGIDVHIDKGEFVYVVGSSGAGKSTFIKCMYRQEKPTKGNIIINGKSLTKVKERHIPYLRRQIGIVFQDFKLLPKLTVYENVAFALEVIEETPKVIRKQVMETLELVGLKNKARFLPDELSGGEQQRVSIARSIVNRPHVVIADEPTGNLDPDTAWGIMEVFEEISNRGTTVVMATHNKEIVNTIKKRVIAIEGGRIVRDEKRGVYGYDETPDPLSTH; this is translated from the coding sequence TTGATCGAAATGATCGATGTTTGGAAAACCTATCCTAACGGTGTAATGGCACTGAACGGGATAGATGTCCATATAGATAAAGGGGAATTTGTCTACGTCGTGGGCTCGAGTGGTGCAGGAAAGTCAACATTCATCAAATGTATGTACCGCCAGGAAAAACCTACCAAGGGCAATATCATAATAAACGGGAAAAGCCTGACTAAGGTGAAAGAGCGTCATATTCCATACTTAAGAAGACAAATCGGTATCGTCTTCCAGGATTTTAAGCTCCTGCCGAAATTGACGGTATACGAAAATGTCGCGTTTGCTCTCGAGGTCATCGAGGAGACACCAAAGGTCATACGTAAACAAGTGATGGAAACACTTGAACTCGTAGGTCTCAAGAACAAAGCGCGGTTTTTACCTGATGAGCTCTCTGGCGGTGAACAGCAGCGTGTATCGATTGCTCGATCCATCGTTAATAGACCGCATGTCGTGATTGCGGACGAGCCTACAGGAAACCTAGACCCCGATACAGCTTGGGGCATTATGGAAGTTTTTGAAGAGATTTCGAATAGAGGGACCACTGTAGTTATGGCTACCCACAACAAAGAGATTGTAAACACGATAAAAAAACGGGTAATCGCCATAGAAGGCGGTCGCATCGTACGTGACGAGAAAAGAGGTGTATACGGTTATGATGAAACTCCGGACCCTCTCTCGACACATTAA
- a CDS encoding LutB/LldF family L-lactate oxidation iron-sulfur protein yields the protein MGIKIGDRKFPERVNTGLGNAFMRGAVQSAQGRLRDGRLNAAEELGDWEEWRNLGEEIRKHTLQNLDYYLEQLSENVARQGGHVYFAETAEDANRYIKEVIQKKNAKKAIKSKSMVTEEIGMNEALEEVGCEIVESDLGEYILQVDDWDPPSHIVAPALHKNKEQIRDVFRDRKGYLKTEKPEELALFAREQLRKEFLSADVGITGCNFAVAESGTVSLITNEGNARLVSALPKTQITVMGMERIVPTWEELDVLVSLLCRSAVGQKLTSYVTGLTGVRGENEVDGPEEFHLVIIDNGRSKILGTEFQEALHCIRCAACINVCPVYRHIGGHSYGSIYPGPIGAVLTPLLDGYEDHKELPYASTLCAACTEACPVKIPLHDLLNKHRKKIVEEEAAVPWVERTAMKVFKAGTTSTALYKIGTKAAPMFMTPLVTSGKITSGPGALKGWTASRDFPALKKERFRDWYKKRGKDGASNDSGIDPKSRNLSQ from the coding sequence ATGGGCATTAAGATTGGAGACCGGAAATTTCCAGAACGTGTGAACACAGGATTAGGGAATGCTTTTATGCGTGGTGCTGTCCAATCGGCCCAGGGCAGACTGCGGGATGGACGATTGAACGCAGCTGAAGAGCTCGGAGACTGGGAAGAATGGCGGAACCTCGGTGAAGAGATTCGGAAGCATACGCTCCAAAACCTGGATTATTATCTTGAGCAGCTGAGTGAAAATGTGGCTAGACAGGGTGGACATGTTTATTTTGCGGAAACGGCTGAAGACGCCAACCGGTACATAAAAGAGGTGATCCAGAAGAAAAACGCTAAAAAGGCGATCAAGTCCAAATCGATGGTGACCGAAGAAATCGGCATGAACGAGGCGTTGGAAGAAGTGGGCTGTGAGATTGTCGAGTCGGATCTCGGCGAGTATATCCTGCAAGTGGATGACTGGGATCCGCCGTCCCATATCGTTGCCCCTGCCCTTCATAAAAACAAGGAGCAGATCCGCGATGTTTTCCGGGATCGCAAGGGGTATTTGAAGACGGAAAAACCGGAGGAGCTCGCTCTGTTTGCACGTGAGCAGTTACGGAAGGAATTTCTGTCAGCGGATGTCGGCATCACCGGTTGTAATTTTGCGGTTGCAGAGTCTGGGACGGTCAGTTTGATTACGAACGAAGGAAATGCGCGTTTGGTCTCGGCGCTTCCGAAAACGCAGATAACGGTAATGGGCATGGAACGGATCGTGCCGACCTGGGAAGAGCTTGATGTGCTCGTAAGTCTGTTGTGCAGGAGTGCGGTCGGACAGAAGCTAACCAGCTATGTGACAGGTTTGACGGGAGTAAGAGGCGAGAATGAAGTTGATGGACCAGAGGAGTTCCATCTCGTCATTATCGACAATGGCCGTTCGAAGATCCTCGGGACCGAATTCCAGGAAGCTCTGCATTGTATTCGATGCGCGGCTTGTATCAATGTATGTCCCGTGTATCGTCATATTGGCGGACATTCGTATGGTTCCATCTACCCGGGTCCGATCGGAGCGGTCCTGACACCGCTTCTGGATGGCTATGAGGACCATAAGGAATTGCCATACGCCTCTACACTCTGTGCAGCCTGTACGGAAGCATGTCCTGTCAAGATCCCGCTTCACGATCTGTTAAATAAACATCGGAAAAAGATTGTGGAAGAAGAAGCCGCTGTACCATGGGTAGAACGGACGGCTATGAAAGTTTTTAAAGCAGGGACGACTTCAACGGCTTTGTATAAAATCGGGACGAAAGCAGCACCGATGTTCATGACGCCTTTAGTAACCAGCGGAAAGATCACTTCCGGACCAGGTGCCTTGAAGGGATGGACGGCCAGCAGGGATTTTCCTGCTCTGAAAAAGGAACGCTTCCGGGACTGGTATAAAAAGCGTGGAAAGGATGGTGCGTCAAATGACAGCGGGATCGATCCAAAATCGCGAAACCTTTCTCAATAA
- a CDS encoding fumarylacetoacetate hydrolase family protein, whose protein sequence is MKFARFKYKEQVYFGVVTEDECKVIEGDLFDSWDYTGETVAKDDVEFLAPVTPNKIIGIGANYVGKKEELPSSPPDMPVFFFKPDSSVTGPDTEVIVPESIDEIKFESELAVVIGKKMKNVAKEEVIDHIFGYTIGNDVTAPQFFHENGHWTLGKAFDTFTPIGPVIETELDPDKIHVKAVVNGEEKQNSPTDLMIVPLREMVAYLSNVMTLQLGDVILTGSPLGAHFVKGGDVVECKIDEIGSLKSKFVKAPVPINN, encoded by the coding sequence ATGAAGTTTGCGAGATTCAAATATAAAGAACAAGTGTACTTCGGTGTCGTAACCGAGGATGAATGCAAAGTGATAGAGGGAGACCTTTTTGATAGTTGGGATTATACCGGGGAAACGGTGGCAAAGGACGATGTTGAGTTCCTGGCACCGGTAACCCCGAATAAGATTATTGGAATCGGCGCCAACTATGTCGGTAAGAAGGAGGAGCTGCCTTCTTCACCGCCGGACATGCCGGTATTCTTTTTCAAACCGGATTCGTCTGTGACTGGACCAGATACGGAAGTGATAGTGCCTGAGTCCATTGATGAAATCAAGTTTGAATCGGAATTGGCAGTCGTCATCGGAAAAAAAATGAAGAACGTTGCGAAAGAGGAAGTGATCGACCATATTTTCGGTTATACGATCGGGAACGATGTAACGGCTCCTCAATTTTTCCATGAAAACGGGCACTGGACGCTCGGAAAAGCTTTCGATACGTTCACGCCGATCGGTCCTGTCATTGAAACGGAGCTCGATCCAGACAAAATTCATGTCAAGGCGGTGGTGAATGGTGAAGAAAAACAGAACAGTCCGACAGACCTCATGATTGTGCCGTTGAGAGAAATGGTTGCTTATCTCTCCAATGTCATGACGCTGCAGCTGGGAGATGTCATTTTGACGGGAAGCCCATTAGGCGCCCACTTTGTTAAGGGTGGTGATGTCGTCGAATGTAAAATTGATGAAATCGGATCATTAAAGAGCAAGTTTGTAAAAGCCCCTGTTCCTATCAATAACTGA
- a CDS encoding murein hydrolase activator EnvC, whose product MKRKFIAVAASISLIFSGFNFVGGNEAHAESLKDKINSVKEKQSTNSSKQQEIKKEIEKIKHNQGLLDAEIKKLDKQVAETENKIAGKEKEIANTKEEIDKLKAEIAETKERIAERDEMLKDRVTAMYENGGSVQYLEVLLGSKSFGDFLDRVFALNEISKQDKEILEAHKADKKALEEMMAEVEQQLADLKEQMKELEALKSDLKAQAKLKNELLSELQKEEDHKHAEMGKLEDESDLLKKQQAAFEKEMKRQQAAKNSGSSSTPAVGNGMFMKPANAPQTSGFGSRWGELHAGIDLAKGGTVPIVASASGTVIKSYYSSSYGNVVFIAHYINGQKYTTVYAHMRNRLVGNGASVKKGQQIGNMGSTGRSTGQHLHFEIHKGDWNQSKSNAVNPNNYF is encoded by the coding sequence TTGAAAAGGAAGTTCATAGCAGTCGCAGCCTCGATCAGTTTAATATTCAGTGGATTCAATTTTGTCGGTGGTAATGAGGCTCATGCCGAGTCTCTGAAAGATAAGATCAATAGCGTAAAAGAAAAGCAGAGCACTAACTCATCGAAACAACAAGAAATTAAAAAAGAGATAGAAAAAATCAAGCATAATCAAGGCCTGCTAGATGCTGAAATCAAAAAGCTAGATAAACAGGTCGCTGAGACGGAAAACAAAATCGCTGGAAAAGAAAAAGAAATCGCAAACACGAAAGAAGAAATCGATAAGCTGAAAGCGGAAATCGCTGAGACAAAAGAACGTATCGCTGAACGTGATGAAATGTTGAAAGATCGTGTAACAGCAATGTACGAAAATGGTGGTTCTGTTCAATACTTAGAGGTATTGCTTGGGTCGAAAAGCTTTGGAGATTTCCTTGATCGCGTATTTGCTTTAAACGAAATTTCGAAGCAAGATAAAGAAATTCTTGAGGCACACAAAGCTGATAAAAAAGCACTTGAAGAAATGATGGCAGAAGTTGAACAACAACTTGCCGATCTTAAAGAACAAATGAAAGAGCTTGAAGCTTTGAAATCTGATTTGAAAGCCCAAGCCAAACTTAAAAATGAATTGTTGAGCGAACTTCAAAAGGAAGAGGATCACAAGCATGCTGAAATGGGTAAATTAGAAGACGAATCTGATCTATTAAAAAAGCAGCAGGCAGCGTTTGAAAAAGAGATGAAACGTCAACAAGCAGCTAAGAACAGCGGATCGTCCTCAACACCAGCGGTCGGTAACGGAATGTTCATGAAACCGGCTAATGCTCCGCAAACATCAGGATTCGGATCCCGTTGGGGAGAACTCCACGCTGGAATAGACCTGGCGAAAGGCGGCACAGTACCAATTGTTGCATCAGCTTCTGGTACAGTCATCAAGTCTTACTATTCAAGCAGCTACGGAAATGTTGTGTTTATCGCACACTATATCAATGGTCAAAAATATACAACAGTCTACGCACATATGAGAAATCGTTTGGTCGGTAATGGCGCTTCTGTTAAGAAAGGTCAGCAGATCGGTAATATGGGTAGCACTGGAAGATCGACTGGTCAGCACTTGCACTTTGAGATCCATAAAGGTGATTGGAACCAAAGCAAGTCTAATGCAGTCAACCCGAATAATTACTTCTAA
- a CDS encoding (Fe-S)-binding protein: MNVSLFITCLADLFYPEVGMDTVELLEKFGCDVDFPEQQTCCGQPAFNSGYHQEAKQTAKHMIRVFENADYVVTPSGSCATMLKEYVHLFDDNPWASHASKLADKTFELTQFLIEVLDVKDIDAKLPAKATYHTSCHMTRLLGVSDAPAKLLSQVEGLEMQPLPNCHDCCGFGGTFSVKMPEISKEMVDDKVENIKKSGADILIGSDCGCLMNISGRLSREESPVKVLHIAQVLNGKSVDRGESDGH, translated from the coding sequence ATGAACGTTTCCTTATTCATCACTTGTTTAGCAGACTTGTTTTATCCGGAGGTCGGGATGGATACGGTTGAACTGTTGGAAAAGTTCGGTTGTGACGTTGATTTTCCTGAACAACAGACATGCTGTGGACAGCCGGCATTCAACAGCGGATATCACCAAGAGGCGAAACAAACGGCCAAGCATATGATCCGGGTATTTGAGAATGCCGACTATGTGGTCACGCCTTCGGGCTCATGTGCAACGATGCTCAAGGAGTATGTCCATCTTTTTGATGATAATCCATGGGCATCACACGCCTCGAAACTGGCGGATAAAACTTTTGAGCTGACCCAATTTTTGATAGAGGTCCTTGATGTCAAGGATATCGATGCAAAACTACCAGCAAAGGCAACCTATCATACGTCCTGTCATATGACGAGATTGCTAGGGGTTTCTGATGCGCCTGCAAAACTATTAAGTCAGGTAGAGGGGCTTGAGATGCAGCCGCTGCCGAACTGTCATGATTGCTGTGGCTTCGGTGGGACGTTTTCAGTAAAAATGCCGGAAATCTCAAAAGAAATGGTCGATGACAAGGTTGAAAATATCAAGAAGAGCGGCGCGGACATTCTCATAGGCTCGGATTGCGGCTGTTTGATGAATATCAGCGGGAGGTTGTCGAGAGAAGAATCCCCTGTAAAAGTGCTTCATATCGCACAAGTGTTGAACGGGAAATCTGTGGATCGAGGTGAATCGGATGGGCATTAA
- a CDS encoding lactate utilization protein C: MTAGSIQNRETFLNNVAKHLGRERIYGDVVKPEWQHQPQWKVMDTFSQDDLLEVMKIQCTKIHTDLVETDVDNLSTALADVVEQYGSKSIVSWDDFRFKEYGLDSYLNREDAPFSFHEWNSDAGRKNIDLAEQADLGITFSDVTLAESGTVVLFSDEGKGRAVSLLPAAYIAIVPKSTIVPRMSQATRLIHEKAENGERFPTCINFISGPSNSADIEMSLVVGVHGPIKATYIVVTDR, encoded by the coding sequence ATGACAGCGGGATCGATCCAAAATCGCGAAACCTTTCTCAATAATGTCGCGAAACATCTAGGCAGGGAACGGATCTACGGGGATGTTGTAAAGCCGGAGTGGCAACACCAGCCCCAGTGGAAGGTTATGGACACCTTCAGTCAAGATGATCTTCTTGAGGTGATGAAGATCCAATGCACGAAGATCCATACAGACCTTGTTGAAACCGATGTTGACAATCTATCAACTGCGCTTGCCGATGTAGTCGAGCAATACGGAAGTAAATCGATCGTTTCATGGGATGATTTCCGGTTCAAGGAATACGGTTTGGACAGTTATTTGAATCGTGAGGATGCTCCTTTCAGTTTTCATGAATGGAATAGTGACGCAGGGCGGAAAAACATCGATCTGGCTGAGCAAGCAGATCTCGGAATCACGTTCAGCGATGTGACGCTCGCAGAATCCGGTACAGTCGTTCTGTTCAGTGACGAAGGGAAAGGAAGGGCAGTGAGTCTGCTCCCAGCCGCCTATATCGCGATCGTCCCGAAAAGTACCATCGTTCCACGGATGTCGCAGGCTACACGATTGATTCATGAAAAAGCGGAAAACGGAGAGCGCTTCCCGACTTGTATTAATTTCATTTCAGGACCGAGTAACAGTGCGGATATCGAAATGAGCCTCGTGGTTGGCGTTCACGGCCCAATCAAAGCGACGTATATCGTTGTGACAGACCGGTAA
- a CDS encoding L-lactate permease: MSTGTLALLSLLPIAAVGIFLVGLRWPASKAMPISYLVAVVLALFVWKIPGATVAAASVNGLVVAATLLYIIFGAILLLNTLQESGGIKTIREGFIDISPDRRIQVIIVAWLFGSFIEGSAGFGTPAAVAVPLLVGLGFPAMAAVVAGMVIQSTPVSFGAVGTPILVGVQSGLVADASITDNFLSLVTMIGGKVAIVHAIVGTLVPLFVVALMTRFFGKNKSFREGIKVWKFALFAAFAMTVPYVLVANVLGPEFPSLIGGLVGLAIVVFAAKKGFLMPSKEEHWDFEEKSKWDPSWTGKIEIGDIEHRNGRMSMVRAWMPYILIGVFLVLTRLKALPFLEWLQAWTVTFENMFGTEITASFQPLYLPGTIFVVVSLITFFIHQMDFGAYKRAWAHSGKTMIAASTALVFTVPMVQVFLNSGGGAAGYERMPIVLADGVASLTGDIWPLFAPFIGGLGAFIAGSNTVSNMMFSLFQYDVGSQIGVDASWIVALQAVGGAAGNMICVHNVVAASAVVGLVGKEGDVIRKTLIPFFYYATAAGALGYSIVWTAEKGVMNIGTVIVAVIAALAIYTIATNKNKTDLVQVDQKQIKSVK; encoded by the coding sequence ATGAGTACTGGTACTTTGGCATTATTGTCGTTATTACCGATTGCCGCAGTTGGTATCTTCCTCGTTGGGCTCAGATGGCCGGCAAGTAAAGCCATGCCGATTTCGTACTTAGTGGCAGTGGTTTTGGCTTTATTTGTATGGAAGATTCCCGGTGCAACAGTCGCTGCTGCCTCTGTCAACGGATTAGTCGTTGCTGCCACACTACTTTACATTATTTTCGGAGCCATTCTATTATTGAACACTTTACAGGAAAGCGGTGGGATCAAAACCATCCGCGAAGGTTTCATCGATATCTCCCCGGACAGGCGGATCCAGGTGATCATCGTCGCCTGGCTTTTCGGTTCGTTCATTGAAGGATCCGCTGGCTTTGGTACGCCTGCTGCGGTAGCTGTCCCGCTGCTTGTTGGACTAGGGTTCCCGGCAATGGCTGCGGTCGTAGCGGGGATGGTCATCCAGAGTACACCGGTCTCCTTCGGTGCTGTTGGAACGCCGATCCTTGTCGGGGTGCAATCTGGTTTAGTCGCGGATGCGAGCATTACGGATAACTTCCTCTCTCTCGTAACGATGATCGGCGGAAAGGTCGCGATCGTTCATGCGATTGTTGGGACACTCGTTCCATTGTTCGTTGTGGCTTTGATGACACGCTTCTTCGGGAAAAACAAATCGTTCAGAGAGGGGATCAAGGTCTGGAAGTTTGCGTTGTTTGCTGCATTTGCAATGACAGTTCCGTATGTGCTCGTCGCGAATGTGCTTGGTCCTGAATTTCCTTCCCTGATTGGTGGTCTTGTCGGTCTTGCAATTGTTGTTTTCGCTGCTAAAAAAGGTTTTCTCATGCCTTCGAAAGAAGAGCATTGGGATTTTGAAGAAAAATCGAAGTGGGATCCTTCATGGACTGGAAAAATTGAAATCGGGGATATCGAACACCGAAATGGCCGGATGTCGATGGTCCGTGCATGGATGCCGTACATTCTCATCGGTGTATTCCTCGTATTGACCAGATTGAAAGCGCTTCCATTTTTAGAATGGCTACAGGCGTGGACGGTCACGTTCGAGAATATGTTCGGGACCGAAATCACAGCTAGCTTCCAGCCGCTCTATCTGCCGGGTACGATTTTTGTGGTCGTCTCATTGATCACCTTTTTCATCCATCAGATGGATTTTGGTGCCTATAAAAGGGCATGGGCTCATTCTGGTAAAACGATGATTGCTGCCTCGACTGCACTCGTTTTTACCGTGCCGATGGTTCAGGTCTTCCTCAATTCCGGCGGTGGTGCTGCGGGTTATGAGCGGATGCCGATTGTACTGGCCGATGGAGTAGCTTCACTCACCGGAGACATCTGGCCGTTGTTTGCGCCATTCATCGGTGGGCTCGGGGCGTTCATTGCAGGGAGTAATACGGTCAGTAACATGATGTTTTCTTTGTTCCAGTATGATGTTGGGTCGCAAATCGGTGTCGATGCTTCCTGGATCGTTGCATTGCAAGCGGTCGGTGGTGCTGCAGGGAATATGATCTGTGTGCATAATGTCGTTGCGGCTTCTGCTGTCGTCGGCCTGGTCGGGAAGGAAGGGGATGTTATCCGGAAAACACTCATTCCGTTCTTCTATTATGCGACTGCAGCCGGAGCACTCGGATATTCGATCGTTTGGACAGCTGAAAAGGGTGTAATGAATATCGGGACGGTCATTGTTGCCGTCATCGCGGCTCTTGCTATTTATACGATTGCCACGAATAAAAATAAGACGGATCTCGTCCAGGTCGATCAGAAACAGATCAAGTCAGTGAAATAA